One Paenibacillus sp. FSL W8-0186 genomic window carries:
- a CDS encoding RDD family protein — translation MYDVLLRRYAALAIDRIITGVAATLISFIWILPGELFEYNSIYLVLTHLLISITCDWIYFCLMESSKYQATIGKRLLGVMVVDKDYERITYARANTRYWGKLLSGLILGLGYLMAFSHEKRQAMHDRMAGTYVVKKSFLLFMLSCQKDDDVKTGIAHA, via the coding sequence ATGTACGATGTTTTATTGCGAAGATACGCAGCACTGGCGATCGATCGGATTATTACCGGTGTGGCGGCTACATTGATCAGTTTCATTTGGATTTTGCCGGGAGAGCTGTTTGAATACAATTCTATCTATTTAGTATTAACGCATCTATTAATATCGATCACCTGTGATTGGATTTACTTCTGTCTGATGGAGTCATCCAAATACCAAGCTACCATCGGGAAGAGACTCCTTGGGGTGATGGTCGTGGACAAAGACTACGAACGAATTACATACGCAAGGGCCAATACCAGGTACTGGGGGAAGCTGCTTTCCGGTTTGATTCTTGGCTTAGGCTACCTGATGGCCTTCTCTCATGAGAAGCGGCAGGCGATGCATGACAGAATGGCGGGGACCTATGTAGTAAAGAAGAGCTTCCTGCTCTTTATGCTCAGCTGTCAAAAAGACGATGATGTCAAAACGGGCATTGCGCATGCATAA
- a CDS encoding RDD family protein, with the protein MYAGFWKRLFASILDYFIIYVLAFALAFLELMFDMLVGIGKGLILLDSRVFEIVYSTIRIAAAFSVPWLYYAILESSKLQGTIGKKALGIIVVDQNYERVTFLRASGRFWSRIISMLTIYVGYIMAAFTQRKQALHDIIAKTYVVDKKVLELSKGNPELYLNGVHMEGQQA; encoded by the coding sequence ATGTACGCTGGATTTTGGAAGAGGTTATTTGCAAGTATATTGGATTATTTTATTATCTACGTTCTTGCTTTTGCGCTAGCGTTTCTTGAATTAATGTTTGACATGCTTGTTGGAATCGGAAAGGGACTTATTTTGCTGGATAGCAGAGTATTTGAAATCGTTTATTCGACGATTCGTATAGCCGCTGCCTTCTCTGTACCTTGGCTGTATTATGCGATATTGGAGTCTTCCAAACTGCAAGGAACCATTGGCAAAAAGGCGCTTGGCATCATTGTTGTGGATCAAAATTATGAGCGTGTAACGTTTTTGCGGGCTAGCGGAAGATTTTGGAGCCGGATAATCTCGATGTTAACGATCTATGTCGGTTATATCATGGCTGCCTTTACCCAGAGGAAGCAGGCTCTTCACGATATTATTGCAAAAACCTATGTCGTTGATAAAAAAGTACTTGAACTGAGCAAAGGGAATCCTGAACTGTACTTGAACGGCGTTCATATGGAGGGACAACAAGCTTGA
- a CDS encoding iron-dependent peroxidase has product MGVNYIWDLLVQAKEAGIQKRDITFLPAKVYSPYMELSLEELNAAAGDHIEVEVNPFYRFYDVFRDLLDINLTEDEEFRHTLFDILIHFLAELDFMQGMNKREYHIRFVLRDLEAGAFGERVKERIGLLERDEREWIACAILRMYDTGETLNLLRSTVSRIFRRSTIYVNSEEKDEMLFYIGQKKTELAGRKLELLMELFLPVRYRTEVYWDCHVGIIDAEDTMIQDRIALY; this is encoded by the coding sequence ATGGGCGTGAATTACATATGGGATTTGCTCGTTCAGGCGAAGGAAGCCGGCATTCAAAAACGGGATATTACTTTCCTTCCGGCCAAGGTGTACTCGCCTTACATGGAGCTTAGCCTGGAGGAACTGAATGCTGCAGCGGGCGACCATATCGAGGTCGAGGTTAATCCGTTCTACCGCTTCTACGACGTGTTCCGCGATCTGCTCGACATCAACCTGACCGAGGACGAGGAATTCCGCCACACGCTGTTTGATATTCTGATTCATTTCCTGGCGGAGCTGGACTTCATGCAGGGGATGAACAAGCGGGAATATCATATTCGCTTCGTGCTGCGAGACCTGGAGGCCGGGGCGTTCGGCGAGCGGGTGAAGGAGCGGATCGGCCTGTTGGAGCGGGATGAGCGGGAGTGGATCGCCTGCGCGATCCTCCGCATGTACGACACGGGCGAGACGCTAAACCTGCTGCGGAGCACGGTGAGCCGGATTTTCCGCCGCTCGACGATTTACGTCAACAGCGAGGAGAAGGACGAGATGCTGTTCTACATCGGCCAGAAGAAGACGGAGCTCGCCGGCCGGAAGCTGGAGCTGCTGATGGAGCTGTTCCTCCCGGTGCGCTACCGCACCGAGGTGTATTGGGATTGCCATGTGGGGATTATCGATGCCGAGGATACTATGATCCAGGACCGAATCGCCCTCTATTAA
- a CDS encoding RDD family protein: protein MHKAGGRDIVYARFWKRAVAALLDLLVVASIHQVIGILTTFAWYWCLRDPYDIYEYLDELIVLFNVSRMVLMAVLFWHYFAIMESSKFQATFGKMAMGLRVVDQGGQKITFHRATARFWSKSFSAITVLIGWFMAGFTKKKQALHDIAAGTCLMEEEVLKARQVEAAAAV, encoded by the coding sequence ATGCATAAAGCAGGGGGGCGAGACATCGTGTATGCACGATTTTGGAAAAGGGCGGTAGCTGCCTTATTGGATCTATTGGTTGTCGCTTCGATTCATCAGGTGATTGGTATATTGACCACTTTTGCATGGTATTGGTGCCTGCGGGATCCCTATGACATCTATGAGTATTTAGATGAACTAATCGTGTTGTTTAACGTTAGTCGAATGGTTCTGATGGCGGTATTATTCTGGCACTACTTCGCGATCATGGAATCTTCCAAGTTCCAAGCGACGTTTGGCAAGATGGCGATGGGACTCAGGGTAGTTGATCAGGGGGGCCAGAAAATTACCTTCCACCGGGCGACTGCACGATTTTGGAGTAAAAGCTTCTCGGCCATCACGGTACTGATTGGCTGGTTCATGGCGGGTTTCACCAAGAAAAAACAGGCGCTGCATGATATCGCTGCTGGCACTTGCCTGATGGAGGAAGAGGTACTGAAAGCCAGACAAGTGGAGGCCGCTGCCGCCGTGTAG
- a CDS encoding RDD family protein, which yields MYDVLWRRYFAMFVDRIFMVLSLLIVTFIFIPPEELMYRYSGMLMIFSLLVQWLYFTLMESSKYQATLGKIMLGVVVVDDRNERISWGKANARFWSKLISSILGIGYFMAIFTEYKQGLHDKIADTYVVNKEMLLYEKSNAKPLESTRKLDLASKGFNWPD from the coding sequence ATGTATGACGTGTTGTGGAGAAGGTATTTTGCCATGTTTGTTGACCGGATTTTTATGGTGCTGTCCTTATTGATAGTTACCTTTATTTTTATTCCCCCAGAAGAGTTGATGTATCGTTACAGCGGGATGCTGATGATATTCAGTTTGCTCGTTCAGTGGCTGTATTTCACTCTGATGGAATCTTCCAAATACCAAGCAACCTTGGGCAAGATCATGCTCGGTGTAGTCGTGGTGGATGATAGGAATGAGAGAATTTCCTGGGGGAAGGCCAATGCGAGGTTTTGGAGCAAACTGATTTCATCCATCCTCGGAATAGGTTATTTCATGGCGATTTTCACGGAATATAAGCAAGGCCTGCACGATAAAATCGCTGATACCTATGTCGTCAACAAGGAAATGCTTCTGTATGAGAAAAGCAATGCCAAGCCATTGGAATCCACCAGGAAGCTGGATTTGGCAAGCAAGGGCTTCAACTGGCCGGATTAA
- a CDS encoding molecular chaperone — MKGYKLYTDSTSQQRVRGKVRYTHDELSEMTTFQLRNICYRERLVEGLSHRLDREEMIRVILKYLGADEEMFIGPYCEGGFERVKTVMRKYMQASLQGDGGISVPARIVIYPEIAIDKSDGYKVKAPAMFAESNVLLVNDRMELCGILNLRKEEGEAGSFYLAADSSMEWQRTSNRQYSLLFLRKRDSEYIYKAYYQSQALPPIQIQYYKIPLADLDIRELQATDAVLAIDFGTSNTTAGAFLYSGYAQSPSSLDVLNGHIRSNEVNFVKFPDPTYRKLEWSEALPTAVSVADCSDPAAVKYQFGHEALLNIRRSSYSSRASVFQGLKRWVNNYDKPIEVMDSEGNTATVLRQDIIQAYLKHVIQMAEHQFKCKFKNLHFTSPVKMKAPFLQMFSAILPDYRIEKEEALDEGMAVLYNTIADGLERNLFIEGEEYKALVIDCGGGTTDLSSCRFRVEDGHMSYRIAMDATYENGDTHFGGNNITYRIMQFMKIVFADYYTGGRRRVTDIDDLIDIPANDLFREVDANGVEAVYAELERRYQEAEAVIPTAYAMYENRSRDEYYRVRGNFYFLWEIAEEMKQQFFRKTGILRNRFDAEADGSRDNDLQITTMERWFLSVSRGGELKDEYEIPDVVFNIKEITQLIKGDIYEVLRKFLDGFYQDGVLGEYSIIKLTGQSCRIEVFREALKEFVPGRSIEFRQKPAEGRVPELKLACLRGAIRYLNARKAGVIETSITNHAAVIPYSVSAYTHDRRELELISSLERTNRVLGFISRPYHTQEIEFLLRGADGGLRHSYVYHNRTKDYQSVKYEDIQAVYGDKIPQDDTDSIVNGETKYFVFADDNHWGFYVLPIARQNEGLLLGRKELFPFESDRSELDFFDGTK, encoded by the coding sequence ATGAAGGGTTATAAACTGTACACGGATTCCACCAGCCAACAGCGGGTGCGCGGGAAGGTCCGCTATACGCACGATGAGCTGAGCGAGATGACCACCTTCCAGCTGCGTAATATTTGCTACCGGGAACGGCTCGTGGAAGGGCTCAGCCATCGGCTCGACCGGGAGGAGATGATCCGCGTCATTCTGAAGTATTTGGGCGCGGACGAAGAGATGTTCATTGGCCCGTACTGCGAAGGCGGCTTCGAGCGCGTGAAGACGGTAATGCGCAAATATATGCAGGCCTCGCTGCAAGGGGACGGGGGCATCAGCGTTCCGGCCCGCATCGTCATTTACCCGGAAATCGCCATCGATAAGAGTGACGGTTATAAAGTAAAGGCTCCCGCGATGTTTGCGGAGTCCAATGTGCTGCTCGTCAACGACCGGATGGAGCTTTGCGGCATTCTTAATTTGCGCAAGGAGGAGGGCGAGGCGGGCAGCTTTTATTTGGCGGCGGACAGCAGCATGGAATGGCAGCGGACGTCGAACCGCCAGTACAGCCTGCTGTTCCTGCGCAAGCGCGATTCAGAATACATATACAAGGCGTATTATCAGAGCCAGGCTCTGCCGCCGATTCAAATCCAATATTATAAAATTCCGCTGGCCGATCTGGACATCCGGGAGCTGCAGGCAACGGATGCCGTGCTGGCGATCGATTTCGGGACTTCCAATACGACGGCCGGCGCTTTTTTGTACAGCGGATATGCGCAGTCGCCAAGCAGTCTCGACGTATTGAACGGCCATATTCGTTCCAATGAGGTGAACTTCGTCAAGTTCCCTGATCCGACGTACCGGAAGCTGGAATGGAGCGAGGCGCTGCCTACCGCGGTAAGCGTAGCGGATTGCTCGGACCCGGCCGCGGTGAAATACCAGTTCGGCCATGAGGCGCTGCTGAATATCCGCCGCAGCAGCTACAGCAGCCGCGCTTCGGTCTTTCAGGGGCTAAAGCGTTGGGTGAACAACTACGACAAGCCGATCGAGGTAATGGACAGTGAGGGAAACACGGCAACCGTGCTGCGTCAGGATATTATCCAGGCGTATCTGAAACACGTCATCCAGATGGCGGAGCATCAATTCAAATGCAAGTTCAAAAATTTGCATTTTACCAGCCCCGTCAAAATGAAAGCGCCGTTTCTCCAAATGTTCTCCGCCATTCTGCCGGATTACCGGATTGAGAAGGAGGAGGCGCTGGACGAAGGAATGGCCGTGCTGTATAACACGATCGCCGATGGGCTGGAGCGGAATCTGTTCATCGAGGGCGAGGAATATAAAGCGCTTGTCATCGACTGCGGGGGCGGGACGACGGATCTTTCCTCCTGCCGGTTCCGTGTCGAGGACGGGCATATGTCCTATCGCATCGCGATGGATGCGACGTATGAGAACGGGGATACGCATTTCGGCGGCAACAATATCACCTATCGGATTATGCAGTTCATGAAAATCGTCTTCGCCGATTATTACACGGGCGGCCGGCGCCGGGTGACGGATATCGATGATTTGATCGACATTCCGGCAAACGACCTGTTCCGCGAGGTGGATGCGAACGGCGTGGAGGCGGTGTATGCCGAGCTGGAGCGCCGCTACCAGGAGGCGGAGGCGGTGATTCCGACAGCCTACGCCATGTACGAGAACCGCTCGCGGGACGAATATTACCGGGTGCGCGGCAATTTCTATTTCCTGTGGGAAATTGCCGAGGAAATGAAGCAGCAGTTTTTCCGCAAAACCGGTATTCTGCGCAACCGCTTCGACGCGGAAGCGGACGGCAGCCGGGATAACGATTTGCAGATTACGACGATGGAGCGCTGGTTCCTGTCGGTATCGCGGGGCGGCGAGCTGAAGGACGAGTATGAAATTCCGGATGTCGTGTTCAACATCAAGGAAATTACCCAACTGATCAAAGGCGACATTTACGAGGTGCTGCGCAAGTTCCTGGACGGCTTCTATCAGGACGGCGTGCTGGGCGAATACTCGATCATCAAGCTGACGGGACAATCATGCCGGATCGAGGTGTTCCGCGAGGCGCTGAAGGAATTCGTCCCGGGACGGAGCATCGAGTTCCGGCAAAAGCCGGCCGAGGGCCGGGTGCCCGAGCTGAAGCTGGCCTGCCTGCGCGGAGCGATCCGCTATTTGAACGCGCGGAAGGCTGGCGTCATCGAGACGAGCATTACGAACCATGCGGCCGTCATCCCGTACTCGGTCAGCGCATATACGCATGACCGCCGCGAGCTGGAGCTCATCTCCAGCCTAGAGCGGACGAACCGGGTGCTGGGCTTCATTTCGCGGCCGTACCATACGCAGGAGATCGAGTTCCTTTTGCGGGGAGCGGACGGCGGATTGCGTCACAGCTATGTGTACCATAACCGGACCAAGGACTATCAGTCCGTGAAATACGAGGATATTCAGGCGGTCTATGGGGACAAAATTCCGCAGGACGATACCGACTCCATCGTGAACGGGGAGACGAAGTATTTTGTCTTCGCGGACGACAACCACTGGGGCTTCTACGTTCTGCCGATTGCCCGGCAGAACGAGGGGCTGCTGCTTGGCCGCAAGGAGCTGTTCCCGTTTGAGAGCGACCGGTCGGAGCTGGACTTTTTTGACGGGACGAAGTAG